From Salipiger profundus, a single genomic window includes:
- a CDS encoding DsrE family protein: protein MITRRIFAGLCLAAPAAAAALKATKAAAQGSGYAPQKVVYHINYPGGEGDKAYRGAMRNIQNHINAVGAENLEVKVVLHGNGVDLLQHAQADTKLQTNVGSLKSQKVRFHVCNNTLRGRDIDFSNDLYDVWDDDIVPSGVAELSKLQMDGFTYIKP, encoded by the coding sequence ATGATCACACGCCGCATCTTTGCCGGGCTCTGCCTGGCCGCGCCGGCCGCAGCCGCGGCCCTCAAGGCGACGAAAGCCGCCGCCCAGGGCAGCGGATACGCGCCGCAAAAGGTGGTCTATCACATCAACTATCCCGGCGGCGAAGGCGACAAGGCCTATCGCGGTGCCATGCGCAACATCCAGAACCACATCAACGCCGTCGGTGCCGAAAACCTCGAGGTGAAGGTGGTTCTGCACGGCAACGGGGTCGACCTGCTTCAGCACGCCCAGGCCGACACCAAGCTGCAGACCAACGTCGGGTCTCTGAAATCCCAGAAGGTGCGCTTTCACGTCTGCAACAACACCCTCAGGGGCCGCGACATCGACTTCTCGAACGATCTTTACGACGTCTGGGACGACGACATCGTGCCTTCGGGCGTGGCGGAACTGTCGAAGCTGCAGATGGACGGCTTCACCTACATCAAGCCCTGA